The Halomonas sp. 7T genome contains a region encoding:
- a CDS encoding aspartate carbamoyltransferase — translation MSQHLLTVDSLSRESVDHLLRVAARMEPIASRRQVTRVLEGAVLGNLFFEASTRTRVSFNAAFCRLGGSVCDTTGFTFSSMAKGESLYDTSRVMSGYCDAIVMRHPDQGSVAEFAAATNVPVINGGDGPGEHPSQALLDLYTIDKEFQRLGKSLSGAHILLTGDLKYGRTVHSLIKLLSLYDPLRITLVSPPGLEMPSTLIDLVTSRGHRIEQRDSLASDFSDLDVVYTTRIQKERFTDEMNESFQGLSDDFMVNRDFLNQRCGQNTIVMHPLPRDSRPGANDLNVDLNGDPRLAIFRQTDNGIPMRMAIFATLLKVDDLIEKDLRSVRWFVPTQTGTLDR, via the coding sequence ATGAGCCAGCACCTATTAACTGTCGATTCATTAAGCCGCGAGAGCGTTGATCACCTATTACGCGTTGCGGCACGCATGGAGCCGATTGCTAGCCGTCGCCAAGTAACGCGGGTGTTGGAAGGAGCAGTGTTGGGCAACCTGTTTTTTGAAGCGAGCACCCGCACACGAGTGAGCTTTAATGCTGCCTTTTGCCGCTTAGGGGGCAGCGTGTGCGACACCACGGGCTTCACCTTCTCTTCCATGGCGAAGGGAGAGTCGCTCTACGATACTAGCCGAGTGATGAGCGGTTACTGCGATGCGATTGTCATGCGCCATCCTGATCAAGGCTCAGTGGCAGAGTTTGCAGCGGCGACCAACGTGCCGGTGATTAACGGTGGGGATGGCCCGGGTGAACACCCAAGCCAAGCGTTGCTAGACCTTTATACGATTGATAAAGAGTTTCAGCGGTTAGGTAAATCGCTCAGTGGCGCGCATATCTTACTGACCGGCGATTTAAAGTATGGCCGTACAGTGCATTCGCTGATTAAGCTGCTGTCCCTTTACGATCCGCTGCGCATTACCCTGGTTTCTCCGCCTGGGCTTGAGATGCCTTCAACACTGATTGACTTAGTGACCTCACGCGGGCACCGCATTGAACAGCGCGACTCATTGGCCAGCGATTTCTCAGACCTAGACGTGGTTTACACCACGCGGATTCAGAAAGAGCGCTTTACCGACGAGATGAACGAGAGCTTCCAGGGGCTTTCCGATGACTTTATGGTCAACCGCGATTTCCTTAACCAGCGCTGCGGCCAGAATACGATTGTGATGCACCCACTGCCTCGGGATAGCCGCCCTGGGGCCAATGACTTAAACGTCGATTTAAACGGCGACCCACGCCTAGCGATTTTCCGCCAGACGGATAACGGCATCCCTATGCGGATGGCGATTTTCGCAACGTTGCTGAAAGTTGACGATTTGATTGAGAAGGATCTGCGCTCGGTACGTTGGTTCGTTCCCACCCAAACCGGTACGCTGGACCGATAA